One genomic segment of Anguilla anguilla isolate fAngAng1 chromosome 2, fAngAng1.pri, whole genome shotgun sequence includes these proteins:
- the gpx9 gene encoding glutathione peroxidase 9 — MDMYGDLNFTVLGFPCNQFGLQAPEGNHETLNVLRCVRPGGGFIPNFPIFGKLEVNGQNEDPLFTYLKESLPYVNPLIGDIKKFYWSPINVNDIRWNFEKFLIHPDGIPFRRYELHTPITEVEKDIAELL, encoded by the exons ATGGACATGTATGGTGATCTCAACTTCACTGTGCTTGGATTCCCCTGCAATCAGTTTGGTCTCCAGGCACCTG AGGGAAATCATGAAACCCTCAATGTTCTGAGGTGTGTAAGGCCAGGTGGAGGATTCATCCCAAATTTCCCCATATTTGGTAAGCTTGAAGTCAACGGACAGAATGAAGACCCTCTCTTTACATATCTCAAG GAGTCACTACCTTACGTCAACCCACTGATTGGAGACATAAAGAAATTCTATTGGTCGCCAATAAACGTCAACGACATACGCTGGAACTTTGAGAAATTCCTCATCCATCCTGACGGCATACCGTTCAGGAG ATATGAGCTGCACACCCCAATCACGGAGGTGGAGAAAGATATAGCAGAGCTTCTGTAG